A genomic window from Prunus persica cultivar Lovell chromosome G2, Prunus_persica_NCBIv2, whole genome shotgun sequence includes:
- the LOC18786285 gene encoding probable folate-biopterin transporter 7, with protein sequence MVVSSEEGTDKIRKVVGFGYWVQGFRCFPWMAVNFFLKDGLRVDSSTLQLLQNSANLPMVAKPLYGVVSDAVYIRGQHRIPYIAFGAFLQAVSWLAIAILSESGISIGTMTLYLLLSNLGASIAEVANDAIVAEAGKQSKSSKNSQPSSSGELQSFFWMASAMGGVLGFLLAGLSIDRFSPQKMFLFYGLLLTVQFFLSIFVQESSLDLPKRTANVGIQEKFTELLVALREPEIAYSITWFAASYAIIPALTGTMFFYQTQYLNIDSSVLGISKVFGQVAMLLWSVIYNRHLKSVTPRKLISAIQVTMAVFMVSDVLFVNRIYRNYMGVPDNFYVVMFSGLSEVLFFIKILPFSILIAKLCPRGCEGSLMAFVMSAIAVAFIVSGYLGVVLASYVGVTGNDFSGFPLALLIQALLTLLPLYWSSCIPDDVKSKTSRKKK encoded by the exons ATGGTAGTGTCATCGGAGGAGGGTACGGACAAGATCCGGAAGGTGGTGGGATTTGGGTACTGGGTGCAGGGCTTCAGGTGCTTCCCATGGATGGCCGTCAACTTCTTCCTCAAAGACGGCCTCCGCGTCGATTCCTCCACTCTCCAGCTCCTCCAGAATTCCGCCAACCTCCCCATGGTCGCCAAGCCCCTTTACGGTGTTGTTTCCGACGCCGTCTACATTCGTGGCCAGCACCGCATACCTTATATCGCCTTCGGAG CTTTCTTACAAGCAGTGTCATGGCTAGCCATAGCAATCCTCTCTGAATCAGGCATTTCAATTGGCACCATGACACTATATCTTCTCCTTAGTAATCTCGGTGCTTCAATTGCTGAGGTAGCCAATGATGCCATTGTTGCAGAGGCGGGAAAGCAGTCTAAGTCCTCCAAAAATTCTCAACCATCATCCTCAGGCGAGCTCCAATCATTTTTCTGGATGGCTTCAGCTATGGGTGGAGTCCTTGGATTTCTCCTAGCTGGTCTTTCCATTGACAGATTCTCTCCCCAGAAGATGTTCCTGTTCTATGGCCTTCTCCTTACTGTCCAGTTTTTTCTAAGCATTTTTGTCCAGGAGAGTTCTTTGGACCTTCCCAAGAGGACAGCCAACGTTGGGATTCAAGAGAAGTTTACAGAGCTCTTGGTTGCACTAAGGGAACCTGAGATTGCTTACTCAATTACATGGTTTGCGGCTTCTTATGCCATTATTCCTGCATTGACAGGCACCATGTTCTTTTACCAGACGCAGTATCTGAATATTGACTCATCAGTGTTGGGAATCTCAAAGGTGTTTGGCCAAGTGGCAATGCTTCTATGGAGTGTCATCTATAATCGTCACTTGAAGTCAGTCACACCAAGAAAACTGATTTCTGCCATTCAGGTTACAATGGCTGTATTTATGGTTTCTGATGTGTTGTTTGTGAATAGGATTTATCGAAATTACATGGGGGTGCCAGACAATTTCTACGTTGTGATGTTTTCTGGCCTTTCGGAGGTTCTCTTCTTTATTAAGATTCTGCCCTTCAGCATTCTTATAGCCAAGCTCTGCCCACGGGGATGCGAGGGATCTCTAATGGCATTTGTAATGTCTGCAATAGCGGTTGCATTCATAGTCAGTGGATATCTTGGCGTTGTGCTTGCGTCGTATGTTGGGGTCACAGGAAATGATTTTTCAGGGTTTCCACTTGCCCTACTAATACAGGCACTTCTCACACTGTTGCCTCTATATTGGTCATCTTGTATCCCCGATGATGTAAAATCAAAAACCAGTCGGAAAAAGAAATAG
- the LOC18784642 gene encoding uncharacterized protein LOC18784642 produces the protein MATRSKPGNMNMKGFYRQRKSSSIGGGISKKNKSQSTTHPAAASFGSDVTQPTALMSHASLDLKDDYDEQEALLRQFDMNMAYGPCVGMTRLERWERACILGLNPPKEVESLLTGGKVCCECLWDGRI, from the exons ATGGCAACAAGATCAAAACCAGGgaatatgaatatgaaagGTTTCTACAGGCAAAGGAAAAGCAGTAGCATCGGCGGTGGTATCTCCAAGAAGAACAAATCTCAATCGACCACTCACCCAGCTGCTGCCTCTTTCGGCTCGGATGTCACCCAACCCACCGCACTTATGTCACACGCTTCTCTAGACCTCAAAG ATGATTATGATGAGCAAGAAGCGCTGTTGAGGCAATTTGATATGAACATGGCATACGGACCATGCGTTGGGATGACCAGACTTGAAAGGTGGGAGCGTGCTTGCATTCTGGGTTTGAACCCTCCTAAGGAAGTCGAGAGTCTTTTGACGGGTGGCAAAGTTTGCTGTGAGTGCTTGTGGGATGGTCGCATTTAG